A segment of the Populus nigra chromosome 12, ddPopNigr1.1, whole genome shotgun sequence genome:
ACAAGAGACATCCAACCAAACCACGACAACATTCACAGTCACTCattaaacacttaaaaaaaaaagtaccctGTGCACACCGCGAAACTCCCATCCTTTTCTAGGATCCACACCTTGGAACCGTGACTCGCGCCTATCGCCAAGCAAATCATCAAACTCCTGTTCCACTTTATCATTCTTCCCCTCTTCATTGTCACTGTTAAATGACACAGTTGAGTAACAAGACCTCAAGCTTCTTTGCAAACCTACCCCTACAATCACAcacaaaatcaattcaaacaattcactcacacacacacctttcaatatttatacaaataTGCACTTTACAAACACTTTCAGTAATTCCCCTTAACTATTTGATAAAATTCCTCTAAGAACAAGAATTTCAAAAGCACCACATTCTACCACATAAAGTTCTTTGAAGTGGGTTTTGCACAAAACCCAAAATCCCAATTgcataataaacaaaaaaatattgcaccTTTGCAAGTATAATACATAGCACGCGCATACACACACTCACGCAGAGACACGAACTTATAcataaaaagagagagtgagagaccTAGAGAAGAGGTGGGCATGATAACAGGAGAAGGGACTCTTAAAAGCTTAGCAAATCTGAGAACGAGTGAACTCATTGATTTCAGCGAAAGGAATCAGTGAGAAgttttcgtttgaataaaaatgTAAACTTTGAAAATGAAACGAGAGGTTTATGAAGGGGAGAAGAAGGGTTTTAGCTTAGAGAGGGGAAGACTCAATTTCGGGTTAACCCGTTTTCTTTAATGGATTAGGGGGTCCCCAAGAGCAGACGACATGCCGTTTCTACCCAACTATTATGGTCGTaacactttttctttttttttccttctattcaTTTCATGATATTGTTTGGAGTTTAGAGGAATATATGATGGATCTTTGTGATTTCCTATGTATTGAATTCACTGTTTCTAATTGTGGATTGGTTCTGCCATTGTCAAGTAACATTAAGAAATGATTTACTGTGATTTTGAACGTGGATATtctgttttcttgttttcagtCAAGCAACCCTTGGTGTTGCCCTTATCAAATGAAACTTGCAATATGTATTTCACATATCAgcttctttaatattttgttgcCCTTCTTTCTTGCATGCAGGCAGGCACCATAGTCCTGTACTGCTCCTTGAGGAATTCGTTTCTTTGTGATCTATTATTGGTTGACACATTTATCACTCATCGGAGTAGAAAGAATGGTTGATATTGAACACGTCTCTAATGATGTTCTCATTGAAATTCTCAGCTGATTGTCAACGAGTGTGCAAAAAATGGGGAGCCTTTAACTTCAACTCTACATTTTGCCCAACAGCAACTGAAGAGAACTAGCTGCTCCTGGAATTCTTGAATCTTATGACTTTTACAGAGGAGTCTTACTGTCTTCACATTGATGAAGGGCCTAGGATTAACGCAAACAGTCAAACTCTAACGCGACTAGTTAACTAAATCCTTGTACACCCCCTTTAAGTCAAATGAGCAAGGTACCGCACGCTGACTGCAACTGCTTGCTTGTTCGGCTCTATGCTCTTGCAACGGGTTAGTATTGTTCAAAGCACTTAAGCCAGGAGTCGAGTATTTTGTCTGCAATCCACTCACCCAGGAAAGAATCACTCTCGCAACACCACCGAGAAATGCCTTAGTTTGTGGATTCTTCTTCCGTGAATTGGAAGTGGATTATAGGGTTCTATCTGTATTTGAGGACTAGGAATGCTATCGGTATATGATGTTCAGTCTTCAAACACGGGCTGGAGACAACTTGCAAGTGTTGCTTATTGCCATCTTTTCTTCACTGCCCCTGCTGCTGTTGATGGGGAACTTCACTGAATGGTTTATCATTGTTGTCCAAACCTGCTTTTCAGAACTGTCAACCAAAAAGCAGAGGATTTGTTGATCACCCTTGTCATAACTCGATTTTAAGGTTTAACATGCTAACGGAGGAGTTCGATAGCATCTGCTGCGCGACTGCTGTTTGCACCGAAGTGATGACTTCCTAAATTTGGATATAGAAGAAATGCATCTCCTAAAAATTGATGAAGAACGTTTCAACTACATTCCTCATACTCCGAGCCTCATCTCTTGGAGAAAGTTTCAGTGATTAGGATGAAGATGTTGCTAGAAGCGTGTTGGTGGATGGTTTTCAACGTTTTTGTCGATCTGTGATTTTTGTAGGCATCTCGAATACAAAGGAGATGATTGATTTGTGAATGGACAGTGGATCTTGTCATTTCCAATTGAGACAGTACATCATGGGTGGCCTGTGCAAGTCATGAACTCCATCCCAGTTGCATCTTATCTATTTCTAATGCCTTTTTTGTGTGGTGTAAATAGACAGCTTGTTTCACTGCAGATTAGACAGAGTTGAGATGAAAGAATCAGAAGATTTGATCTGAAAAGACAGCAAGACTTAACATGCAATTAAACTTGATATTTTCCTTTTCCAATCTGAACTGGTTTATCGAGTATCTTCTGCTAATTTCCTGACATGGTTAGAATGGATGATGACTACAGAACAATGATTTAAGTACAATATTTGACGGGGGGGTCCAAATGTcaaataattagaatttaaaaaacaaacatttagaAGAAGTGCGTTGATCTTAGGCTTGATGATTTGCttgaaacaaaagcaaaatgTACAAGGCAACAGGTAATTGATAGCCAACTTTTACATAACATAAAGAATAtaatgaatatataaatataaatgatttaGGTTTTAAGGTTTCATTACAAGCTAAAATTGCCACCATCACTACCTAGTACCCACCAAATCGCTACACTTGACCATAACCACATACTCGCTTGGACAGAACTTGAATTGTGAGAATAGGAGCCTTGAGACCAGGCCACGTTTCAACATGGATGAATGGTACTACCTGAAATGCAAATGCGGACACGAGGTAAGAGGAAAAGGGAAGGGAAACTAAAATTTCCTAAAAGGGATATTAATGGCTAGAACAGAAGATAGATGATTCCACTGgtaaggatataaaaaaaaaaaaaaaaaacaacgtcaCGGGCACCTTAATCCCTGAAAATAGGGATAACTCAAAATCTCAACTGAGAAAAGAAGTTACACGACTCAGAAGTGAGAAAGAATAAACAACTCTTCGAAAGTGACAGGTCCAAATTACAATAAACATTTCTCAACAATACCatacaagaagagaaaaaaggaaagtcAAGGATGTCACTTTAATGTTTTGCAAGTCtacaaaatttgaaactataattaactaataattattccTCAAGGGTTTTCCCAGGTGCATTTTCCCTTCATTCAACAAATATAACCAGGACAAAAATGGCCACCTTAAAATGTTTATGTAGACTCTGGTATTATCAGCGACCACGAGGCCTAGATGATGACCAAGTGGACTTTGAACCTCCACCCCACCTATCACCGGGTGGATTCCGATCATCAGGTCTACTACCACCACTGCCCCAGCGACCACCACCACCCCACCGGTCTGTATCTGAAGTGGCCTGCCCGGTACCACCACTGCTTCCACCGCCCCACTTGTCAGAATCTGGAGGGGCTGGCCTACTGCTTCCACCGCCCCACTTGTCAGAATCTGGAGGAGCCTGCGCTGAGCCTTCAGTTCCACCTCGCCGGAACTTGGGCACATACTTTGCAGGGGCTGGTGCAGCTgctgctgcagcagcagcagccccAGGCTCTGGACCAGCAGGAAGCTCAAAAGGTCTATGAAGCCCATCAGTTGCTCTTCCCAAGAGAGCTTCCCTCCTTACCCGTTCCTTTTCTTCTAATTCACGTTCTCTTTGTCTTTGCTTCTCTGCTATCTCATCCAACTTCGCCTTGCGTTCAGCTTCTTCTTTCCTGCGTCTCTCAGCCTCTGTGTTTGAAAACCACCAATACATAGAACGAGTTGGTCAATCACAAACTTATATATGCTTAGAGAGGACACTCTGTGAACACATAGTTGAATGGGGGAAGGCAAGCAACAACTTTGGGGAATAAAAAGTAGAGAAACTTCAGATATGGATAAAAGGAAACCCATTGAACATAAAATATGGATCAAGTATCGAGTGGAAAAAAGTTGTCCATTCAGTGTAGTGGGTATCCACCTTCATGTTTGCGAGCTTCTTCCTCTTCACGCAACTTTTTCAGTCTCTCCTCTTCAGACCTAACAAAGAATATTTTCTTCCTCAAAGCTTCTCTCTCTTGTTTCCGAGCTTGAATAATCTGGTTGATCCTTTCTTCCCTGTCGGCTCTCCTTTGGTTGAATTCTGCCTCTCGACGGCTCTTCACTCTTTCCTCAAATATGATCTGCAAGAgaacaaaaatcatatttgtttaAATGTTGAAAGCAATCCAACAAAACATCGCCCCACAGAATATCAAGGCCTGGAGGATTTATCCTCATATTTCCTCAGATGATGTAGCTCGCCACATGACACATGGAATCACAGAGATATTGGACACTGACCTTGTTCTCCAACATCCGAGACAGCCTATACTTCTCCTTGAGGTCCCCATCATGGCGTTGTCTGCTCAATTCAGTCTCCAGCTGCAATGCAGACACTGATTAGCATGACTTAAACAGCAGCCAGTAAACTATATcgaacaaaaatataattacactAAGTGGTAACATCCTTTTTTTAGGCATGCTGCAATTTAAGATGTGAAGGACAGGGGCAGAGAAACATTTATATGAAATGATATGGAAGGAAAACAACCTTTCAAGGACATGTGACAAAACTCAAACAGATACCTGCTGTTCATGTTCATGAAGTGCATTCTCTTCGACCAATCGTTGTTGAAAAGCAGCTTCAATCAATGGGGCTGCCTCCTCTCTTTTCGCCCTTTCCAAATAATCCATTGTTTTAGCCAATTTCTGTAATTTCTTCTCCATTTCCTGCCTCTCTCTGAGTTGCTCACTCAAAGCCCTTTCCATTAAAATTTGCTTTGTCACTTTCTCCTATGTAGAAATAAAATTGTCATATCAGGCACAGCTCCCTATTTAATGAAAAGTAAATGAGACAAGATCTAAACTCACTCCTTCTAAGATGGGCTTCTTTCCTCCTTTCCTTTTACTGCGCTTCTCTTGTTCCTCAAGCAAAGCTTGCGCTTCTTCAAGCTCGCGCTCCTCAATTTCCCGGAGGATCCTTTGCTTGTTCCTTTGTTCATACTCGGTTGCAAGCCTCTTCTGCTCGGCCTCTTCTGTAATCTTCAGCTGCTTCAGCCTCCTTGACTCCTCCTCTCGTTCCTAGAAGGCAAAAATTGATATAAGAAGAAAGCGAACCATAATAAACAATCAATCTGTAAGCTATACTGAGGCAATAGTTCAGATGTCCTGCCATTTCCAAAAGTTGACGTTCTTgttcttcctttctcttttcaatAATGGATTTCCGAGCAAGAAGTCTCTTGTGTTCCTTTTCAACAATCTCCCCCAGTCCGGGTAAAATCTCACCCAGCTTcgatgatttctttgttggaGGATAAATCATAGCCCTTGCTTTATTTAAGGATTCAGCAAAAACAGTCAAATGATCtcgcaaatcatcagattcaagACCCTGAAAGAGTCAAATGAATGCAGTCAAACTCTGCTATGGTGTTCTCACCAGCACAACAAGAACCAAGTGTAAAAGGCAAGACAGACCACTTGGAATGAATCAATGCAAGCAAATAGCCATGATGCAAGCAAATAGCCAATATGCAAGCACAATATACTTGATTCCAACAAAAGAAGTGATACAGAGGGACTCAAGTTAGGAAGAAATGTCAACAGTTCAGAAGTGGAATTCTGTAAAGGGGCATGCAGATGGGAGAatcagagagggagagagagtaaATAGTAcatgaataaaaacaatgtgCGCAGAATGAAGCATACCGGAGTGCCAAACAATACAACATGCTTCATATGGTCAACTTTCATAGCTATGAAATTATGTTTCACAGCGTCTACCGAAATCTTCTCCACGGCAAAGAAATCAAAAAATGGGATCATCTGAGACAAACTCTCAATTTTCATCATCTGATACACCTgagaaacctgaaaaaaaagTATGTAAGAGCACATGTGACCAcagaaagaataaataaataaataatattgaaacaaactccaaaagaaaaggtaaagcagaaaaAATTGTCTACCTGTTGAAGCAACCTCAGGGTAACAAGCTTCTCGAGGGCAGGAACATATTGGGAGAGATGCACTTCAGGCAAAGAAGAAGCGGAGCCGAGTTTGCCCCCGAGTTTAGAAATTTTGGATAACAATGGCTGAACCTTTGCCGCGAGATCTAAAGGTAGAAATTCGTGCTCCAAAAGATGGTAAAGATCCTTTACTTCCTGTGTTACACAGCTCATTACACCTTTGGATACCTGAAAATGATGTTGAAATCAGACATTTCAAATGTTTACACAGGAAACAAGGCATATTACAGATACTGTTTCAAAACCCATGGAATAACAATTTTCTGTAGAGTAGAGTTGTGGCACATGAATTTGAGCTGGATTACTCGTagaaataaggaaaaaatagcATTATTATATTTCAACCTTCAATAATAGAAAACTACTCTTGAAAAGAAGCACTTCTATCTCtgtctttttttatcaataaaatgaaGAATTATTTATGAAGAAATCATTTTCCAATGAGAACAAAGAACATATATAAATAGCAagaaatcacaacttcaaaCTTACCAGTTCTGAAAGAAGGGATGATCTTGAAAGCTGCAGAAAAAACATTATGGAAATGAGAGCCATTAGATAAACTAATAAATGATAGACCAAGAAGGTAAATGCAAGTGAAAAAATTGCATTACCACTTCTCTACTCTCAGGTTTCAGGTCTAGATTGAAACCTATAAGATTTGCCATCCGCAAATTCCGCTCTCTCTCATTTTCAAGTTCCAAATGAGATGCACCATATGTGTGATCATAAGGAGCCACCGCTAAAGCAGCCAAAACAACAGATGATGCTATCATCTGCAAATCTTTCTGGCTTAGGTTTTTATTGAAGCTTTTCTGAAGTGTGAAAAGCTTTAACCATGCATAAGCATGGTAAAGATGACTTGAAGAAATCCAGAAAATCTCTGTTAGCTTCGCATAATAGACCACCATCAAGGATGCCTTGGGAGTTTTTTTGACCATGCACATTAATCCGTGAATATCTTCAATGGACCGAAAAGCTTCCTGCACATGAAAATTGGGTCAAGTGAAGTGAAATAGAATATAATAATACATCCTACAAGAGACACTACAGGTACAAAACTAACATGTAGGAATAATATATAAAGCAATATGCATACCTGCCACAGTTCAAGCTCTGTAGCTACTTTTAGCTGCTCAAATCGTGTATCAAGATACAACTGCAAGCTCTCTGGAGCTGACAGATCAGGTCGGTCCCTTTGGTCTCTATATTTGTTAAGGTTCGATAGATGATTCCTGATGATCTCACACAACCGCCTAAATTCTGTTGTCCGTTTGTATTGCTTACAGAATTGGAAGGCTCGGTGGGCTGTCATCTACACATAACAACTTGCATTCAGAAAGATGCAGTTTCTGCTTTGCCATATGATAATCTTTGGGACTTTCATACTAATGGTCATCAGAACAGACAACCATCCAACCAAGTCATGCACCATGTAATGGTGAAAGATAGTAGAAGTATGAGCACATAGCTATGATGGGCAACCTATGGTCAACAAAATATGAGCTGAGGACTTAAAGGGAGGAGAAATCCCTATCATCAAAAGTCCAAATGCTAGTGATTGTCAATAGGatagaaagaaaaactcaaaagtACAATGAGAAAAGGTTGGCCAGCATCAATATTCCGATTCTCATCATCTGATTGCataagaagaaattgaaactCAGAATAGAATTGTTAAATAGAGGGAAAACATTGTAAACCGTTTATAATTTTGGTCCATCCAGCTAACAGAGGTTAAAAAAGCCTTACACGCTGGGCCTCTGCCATAACCCACATGTAAATTACAAGTCA
Coding sequences within it:
- the LOC133669608 gene encoding eukaryotic translation initiation factor 3 subunit A-like; this encodes MSTFAKPENALKRAEELINVGQKQDALQALHDLITSKRYRAWQKPLEKIMFKYVELCVDLRRGRFAKDGLIQYRIVCQQVNVTSLEEVIKHFMHLSTEKAEQARSQSQALEEALDVDDLEADKRPEDLMLSYVSGEKGKDRSDRELVTPWFKFLWETYRTVLEILRNNSKLEALYAMTAHRAFQFCKQYKRTTEFRRLCEIIRNHLSNLNKYRDQRDRPDLSAPESLQLYLDTRFEQLKVATELELWQEAFRSIEDIHGLMCMVKKTPKASLMVVYYAKLTEIFWISSSHLYHAYAWLKLFTLQKSFNKNLSQKDLQMIASSVVLAALAVAPYDHTYGASHLELENERERNLRMANLIGFNLDLKPESREVLSRSSLLSELVSKGVMSCVTQEVKDLYHLLEHEFLPLDLAAKVQPLLSKISKLGGKLGSASSLPEVHLSQYVPALEKLVTLRLLQQVSQVYQMMKIESLSQMIPFFDFFAVEKISVDAVKHNFIAMKVDHMKHVVLFGTPGLESDDLRDHLTVFAESLNKARAMIYPPTKKSSKLGEILPGLGEIVEKEHKRLLARKSIIEKRKEEQERQLLEMEREEESRRLKQLKITEEAEQKRLATEYEQRNKQRILREIEERELEEAQALLEEQEKRSKRKGGKKPILEGEKVTKQILMERALSEQLRERQEMEKKLQKLAKTMDYLERAKREEAAPLIEAAFQQRLVEENALHEHEQQLETELSRQRHDGDLKEKYRLSRMLENKIIFEERVKSRREAEFNQRRADREERINQIIQARKQEREALRKKIFFVRSEEERLKKLREEEEARKHEEAERRRKEEAERKAKLDEIAEKQRQRERELEEKERVRREALLGRATDGLHRPFELPAGPEPGAAAAAAAAAPAPAKYVPKFRRGGTEGSAQAPPDSDKWGGGSSRPAPPDSDKWGGGSSGGTGQATSDTDRWGGGGRWGSGGSRPDDRNPPGDRWGGGSKSTWSSSRPRGR